From Clostridia bacterium:
CCCGGGGCCGGGGGGGGGGGGGGCGCGGGCGGGGGGGGGGCGGGGGGTGGGGGGCCACGCCGCACTGTTGCGCCACCTGGGCGATCTGGGCCTCAAGCCGGGCGCGCGCGTGCGCGTCCTGGAACGGGAGCCGTTTGACGGCAGCATGCGCGTCGAGTGTGACGGCCGCGACTTTCTTGTCAGCGGTCGCGTGGCGGACGCGGTCGCGGTTCACGCATGAGAAATTCGGCGAGATTGAGGAGAGGATTGTGATGGCGCCGCCGTTCGAGGGATGGGGAGGGTCGGAGGCGGGAGCGGAAGCGTTCGGTCACGCGGCAAGGCGTCCGCAGCTGGCCGCCACGTTTGCCGGCTGGATCCGCCGCGCGCTGCCGTTCTTCGGCCCGGCGTTTCTCGTCAGCGTCGGCTACATGGACCCGGGAAACTGGGCGACGGACATCGCCGCCGGTTCGAACTTCGGCTACCGCCTGCTGTGGGTCGTCCTCGCCAGCAATCTCATGGCCATCCTCCTGCAGGGCATCTCCGCGACGCTTGGGTTGCGCAGCGGGGCCTCCCTGGCCGCCAACGCCAAGCGCCACCTGCCGGTGTGGGCGGCATGGGGATTCTTCGCCACGGCGGAACTGGCCGCCATGGCCACCGACCTGGCCGAGTTCCTGGGGGCGGCGCTTGGCTTTCACCTGCTTCTGGGGATCCCGCTGGTCGCGGCCGTGCTGGTCACCGCGGCCGTGGTGCTGGGCATTCTCTTCATCTCCGGCCGCGCCGCGCGGCGTCTGGAAGCCGTCATTCTCGCGCTGGTCGGCGTCGTCGGGCTCGCGTACGTGCTTGAAGTCTGGCTTGCGCGCCCCGACTGGCACTCGATCGCGGTCGGGACGCTGGTGCCGCGGCTGGGATCGCAGTCGGCCCTGCTCATCGCCATCGGCATCCTGGGCGCGACCGTGATGCCTCACAACGTGTTCCTCCACTCGTCCGTGGTGCTGAGCCGGCGGCGTGAGGGGGACGACGAGCACAACCGCCGCGCGCTCCGTTTCGCGTACGCGGACACGGCGGTCGCCCTGAACGTCGCCTGGCTCGTCAACGCCTCGATGATCGTGATGGCGGCCGCGGTGTTCGCGGGGCACGGTCTCACGGTGGAATCGATCGAGGGCGCGCACCGCACGCTCGCCCCGCTGCTCGGCCCCATGGCGGCGGCCGCGTTCGCCGTGGCGCTGCTCGCCGCGGGGCTGTCCTCGTCCGTGACGGGCACGCTGGCCGGCCAGACGATTTTGGAAGGGTTCGTCGGCCGGAAGATCAGCGTGTTCTGGATGCGCCTTGTGACGATGGTGCCGGCGCTCCTCGTGGTGGCGCTCGGCGTGGACGCCTTCCGCGTGCTGGTCCTGAGCCAGGTGTTCCTCAGCCTGCAACTGCCGTTCACCGTGGCGGCGCTCCTGTACCTCGCCGCCAACCCGCGCGTGATGGGCGGAGAGCCCGTGCGCGGGCCGGTCCTCTGGACGGCCGTGGGCGTGGGGCTCCTGATAGTGGCGGCAAACGTGCTACTTTTGTACGGGACCTTCACCGGGGCTGCGTGATGCGGTTACACGCGCCAGCCCCGCGGGACCGGAGCGCATCCGGCGGCGGAACGGCCGCGCGCCACGCCCGCGCGGCCGTTTGCGCGAGAACACGCCACGGGGAGCGGCCATGACGACGCACCACCTTGAGACGACCGAGCGCACCCTCGCGGCGCTCGACTTTCCGGCGATCGTGGAGCGGCTCGCCGAGCGCGCCGCCACGCCGATGGGCGCGGAGCTGGCGCGCCGGGTGCGGCCGCTGGCGGGGCGGCTGGCCGTGCGCCGCGCGCAGGCGGAGACCACGGAGGCGCGCCGGCTGCTGGACGAGGGCCACGGGCTTCCCTTCGACGGCGTGCGCGACATCCGCGCGGCGGTGGCGCGCGCGGAGAAGGGCGGGCGGCTGGACGGCGCGGAGCTGTGGGCCGTCGCGTCGACGGCGCGCGCGGCCGCGCGCTTGGCCAAGCACCTGCGCGCACGGCGGGAGCAGGCGCCCACGCTGGCCGACCGCGCCGAGACGCTCGGCGACCACGCCCGGCTCGCCGCGGCCATCGAGGCGGCCGTGGACGCCGACGGCCTCGTCGTCGACGGGGCGAGCCCGGAACTGGCCCGCCTGCGCCGGCAGCACCGGTCCCTCAGCGCCCGCCTGCGCGAGCGCCTGGATTCGCTCGCCCGCTCGCCGGCGCTGGCGCCGTTCCTCCAGGAACCGATCGTCACGCTGCGGGCGGGCCGGTACGTCGTGCCGGTCAAGGCGGAGCACCGCGCCAGCGTGCCGGGCGTGGTCCACGACACGTCCTCGTCCGGCGCCACGGTCTTCGTCGAGCCGATGGCGGTGGTCGAGATCAACAACGAGCTGCGCCGCGTGGAGGCCGCCATCCGCGACGAGGAGGAGCGGATCCTCGCCGAGTTGAGCGAGCGGGTGCGGGCCGAGGCCCTCGCGCTGCGCGCCACCGTCGACGCGCTGGCAGAGCTCGACCTGATCGCCGCCCGCGCCCGCCTGAGCGCGGCGATGGACGCCGTGGAACCCGAGGGGCTGGACGGCGAGGCGGTCGACCTTCGCGGCGCGCGCCATCCGCTGCTCACGGGGCACGTCGTGCCGATCGACGTGCGGCTGGGCGGCGAGATCCGCACGCTCGTCATCACGGGGCCGAACACCGGCGGCAAGACCGTCAGCCTGAAGACGGTCGGGCTTCTCGCGGTGATGGCGCAGTGCGGGCTGCACGTGCCCGCCCTGCCGGGCAGCCGCCTGCCCGTGTTTCCCCAGGTCTTCTGCGATGCCGGCGACGAGCAGGGCGTGCAGCAGAACCTCTCGACCTTCTCCTCCCACATGAGCCACATCGTGGAGATGGTGGGCCGCGCGCGCCGCGGGGCGCTGGTGCTGCTCGACGAGCTCGGCGCCGGGACCGACCCCGCGGAAGGCGCCGCGCTGGCCATGGCGATCCTGCAGACGTTCCAGCAGCGCGGTTGCCTCACCATGGCCACCACGCACTACTCGGAGCTCAAGGCGTTCGCCTACCGGGAGCCCGGCATGCGGAACGCCTCCGTGGAGTTCGACGCGGAGACGCTCCGGCCCACGTATCGCCTGACGATCGGCCTGCCGGGCAAGAGCAACGCGTTCGCCATCGCGGCGCGGCTCGGGCTGCCCGGAGACATCCTGGCCCGGGCGCGGGAGTACCTCTCCGTGGAGAACCGGGAGGTGGCCGACCTGCTGGAAGAACTGGCCGAGTTGCGCGACGATCTGCACAGGGAGCGCGAGGCGGCCGAGCGGGCGCGGCGCGAGGCCGACGAGCAGGCGGCGCTGGCGCGGCAACGGCTGGAATCGCTGGAGCGTGAGCGTGCCGCGCTGGCCCGGGAGGCTCGGGAGAAGGCGCGGGAGTATGTGCGCCAGGCGCGCGCCGAACTGGAGGCGATCGTTGCCGAGGCCCGCCGTCGCCTTCATGAGGAGACGGCCGCTGAAGCCGCGGAGAAGGCCGAGGCGGCGCTCGCAGAACTCCGCCGGCGCGACCGCGCGCTGTCGGGCGAGGCGTCCCCCGCGCCGGGCGGGCGAGGGGACGAGGCGGGCCGCGTACCGGCCGCCGAGGACGTCATCCCGGGCCGGACGTTTTACGTGCGCAGCCTGAGGCTTGAGGGGGAGGTGTTGGCCGCCCCGGACGCCGAAGATCTCGTCGCCGTGCAGGTGGGCGTCATGCGCGTCACCGTGCCCCGCGCCGATCTCGCAGTGGTCGAGGGCGCCGCGCGCCCCGGCGGCCGGGCGGGGTCCCCGTCGGCCGGATCTTCCGGCCGGACCCGCGTCCAGCTGGCGGAGGGCCGGCCGCCCGGCGCCCGCCCGGAACTCGACCTGCACGGGTTGACCGTCGACGAGGCGCTGCCGCTCGTGGACAAGTACCTCGACGACGCGTATCTGGCGGGCCTGCGGACGGTCCGCCTCGTCCACGGAAAGGGCACGGGCGCGCTGCGGCAGGCCGTGCGCCGCTTCGTCGCCTCGCACCCGCTGGTCGCCTCGTTCCGGCCGGGGACGGCGGAGGAGGGCGGCGCGGGCACGACGGTCTGCCAGCTGCGGGACGGCTGACCCGTGTTCGACGCGCTTGCGGCGCGTCGCCCGCGCACCACACTGAAGGAGGCCATGTGAAGCGATGTCGGAATACCGCGTGGAACGCGACTCCATGGGCGAGATGCAGGTGCCCGCGAACGCCTACTACGGCGCGCAGACGCAGCGGGCGGTGCTCAACTTCCCCATCAGCGGCCTTCGGTTTCCCCGCAGTTTCATCCGCGCCATGGGACTCATCAAGCGAGCCGCGGCCGAGGTCAACATGGAACTGGGGCTGCTCGACCGGCGCCTGGGCGAAGCCATCGTGAAGGCCGCCCAGGAGGTGGCGGACGGGCGCTGGGACGACCAGTTCGTCCTCGACATCTTCCAGACGGGGTCGGGCACCTCGACGAACATGAACGCGAACGAAGTCATCGCCAACCGCGCGGCGGAACTCCTGGGCGAGCCGCGCGGCGCCAAGGCGGTCCACCCGAACGACCACGTCAACATGGGCCAGTCGAGCAACGACAGCATCCCCACGGCCATCCACGTCTCGGCGCTTGAGCAGGTCGAGAAGCGACTGTTGCCGGCCCTTGAGCGGCTGCGGGAGGGGCTTGAGGAGAAGGCGCGCGAGTTCGACGACATCGTCAAGATCGGCCGCACGCACCTGCAGGACGCCACGCCGATCCGCCTCGGCCAGGAGTTCAGCGGCTACGCGAGCCAAATCGACCACAGCATCCGGCGCGTGCGCGCCGCCGCCGAGGACCTGCGCGAGCTGGCGCAGGGCGGCACGGCCGTCGGCACGGGCATCAACACGCACCCGGAGTTCGGCGCGCGCATGGCGGCGCGGCTGTCCGAACTCACCGGCGTCCGCTTCCGCGAGGCGGAGAACCACTTCGAGGCGCAGGCCGCGCGGGACGCCGCCGTGTTCATGAGCGGCGCGCTCAAGACGGTGGCCGTGTCCCTCATGAAAATCGCGAACGACATCCGCTGGCTGGGCTCGGGGCCCCGCTGCGGCCTCGGCGAGCTGATCCTGCCGGCCGTCCAGCCCGGCTCCAGCATCATGCCGGGCAAGGTGAACCCGGTCATCTGCGAATCCGTGATGATGGTCTGCGCCCAGGTCTTCGGGAACGACGTCGCCATCACCACGGCGGGGCAGCACGGCAACTTCGAGCTCAACGTGATGATGCCGGTGCTCGCCTACAACCTGCTCCAGCAGATCGATCTCCTGGCCGCGTCGGCGGACAACTTCGACCGCCAGTGCATCCGCGGCCTGAAGGCCGATCGGGAGCGCGCGGAGAGCCTCGTGGAGCAGAGCCTGGCGATGGTGACGGTGCTCGCGCCGGTGATCGGCTACGACCGCGCGGCCGAGATCGCGAAGAAGTCCTACGAGACGCGGCGGACGGTGCGCGAGCTGGTGATGGAGGCGGGGATCCTCCCCGAGGACGAGGTGAACCGGCTCCTCGACCCGCGCCGGCAGACGGAACCGGGCGTGGCGCGGTAGGCCGCGCCCGGTTCGCCTTAAATCTTCCGCAGCCGCACCCGCTGTACCGCGTGGTCGGGCCCCTTCTCAAGGATGAGCCGCGCGCGCCAGCGCGTGGGCAGGATGTTCTCCACGAGGTTCTTCTGGTTGATCTCCTCCCAGATCCGGCGCGCCGTCGCCACCGCCTCCTCGGTGGTCAGCTCGGCGAAGCGGTGGAAGTACGAGGACGGGTCGCGGAAGGTCGTCTCCCGCAACGTCAGGAACCGTTCGACGTACCAGCCCCGGATGAGGTCCGGGTCCGCGTCGACATAGATCGAGAAGTCGAAGAAGTCGGACACGAACACGCGCGGCCCGTTGCTGGACGGGCCCGTCTGGAGCACGTTCAACCCCTCGACGATGACGATGTCCGGCCGCCGGACGACCTGGTACTCGCCCGGCACGATGTCGTATCGCAGGTGCGAGTACACGGGCGCGCGCACCTCCGGCACGCCCGACTTCAGGTCCGACATGAACTGCAGGAGCCGGCGCAGGTCGTAGCTCTCCGGAAAGCCCTTGCGGTGCATCAGGCCGCGCTCTTCCAGAACGCGGTTGGGATACAGGAAGCCGTCGGTGGTGACGAGGTCGACCCGCGGGCTGTTCGGCCAGCGGGACAGCAGCGCCTGCAGGATGCGGGCCGTCGTGCTCTTGCCGACGGCCACGCTGCCCGCGATGCCGATCACGAAGGGCACCTTCGTGCCGGGGTCGCCGAGGAACGTGTGCGTCGCCCGGTGCAGGTCCTGCGTGGCGGCCACGTACAGGTTGAGGAGCCGCGAGAGCGGCAGGTAGATGTCGACGACCTCGTCCATCGACAGCCGCTCGTTCAGGCCGCGGAGGCGGTCGAGGTCGCTCTCCGACAGGGTGAGGGGGGTGTTGGCCCGCAGGGCCGCCCACTCCTCGCGGCTGAACTCGATGAACGGCGAGATCGCCACGGCCGATGTGCCTCTCTTATTCGGTGATGAACCAGCGAGCCAGTTCGTCGACGTGACCTTCTTCCACGCAGCGCATGGTGGGCGCCTCCGCCTTGTGCGGCACCACGGTGACCGTCACCGTCTCGCCGGGCGGGATCTTCACGTCGAAGTCCCACCCGTCGACCTTCAGCTCGTGCTGGACGTCCTTGTCGGCATTCCGGATGACCAGCGTCACCTGCTGCCCGACGTGCGCTTCGATCGCCACCGGATCGATGTGA
This genomic window contains:
- a CDS encoding ferrous iron transport protein A, translated to MGGHAALLRHLGDLGLKPGARVRVLEREPFDGSMRVECDGRDFLVSGRVADAVAVHA
- a CDS encoding Nramp family divalent metal transporter, with the protein product MAPPFEGWGGSEAGAEAFGHAARRPQLAATFAGWIRRALPFFGPAFLVSVGYMDPGNWATDIAAGSNFGYRLLWVVLASNLMAILLQGISATLGLRSGASLAANAKRHLPVWAAWGFFATAELAAMATDLAEFLGAALGFHLLLGIPLVAAVLVTAAVVLGILFISGRAARRLEAVILALVGVVGLAYVLEVWLARPDWHSIAVGTLVPRLGSQSALLIAIGILGATVMPHNVFLHSSVVLSRRREGDDEHNRRALRFAYADTAVALNVAWLVNASMIVMAAAVFAGHGLTVESIEGAHRTLAPLLGPMAAAAFAVALLAAGLSSSVTGTLAGQTILEGFVGRKISVFWMRLVTMVPALLVVALGVDAFRVLVLSQVFLSLQLPFTVAALLYLAANPRVMGGEPVRGPVLWTAVGVGLLIVAANVLLLYGTFTGAA
- a CDS encoding endonuclease MutS2; the encoded protein is MTTHHLETTERTLAALDFPAIVERLAERAATPMGAELARRVRPLAGRLAVRRAQAETTEARRLLDEGHGLPFDGVRDIRAAVARAEKGGRLDGAELWAVASTARAAARLAKHLRARREQAPTLADRAETLGDHARLAAAIEAAVDADGLVVDGASPELARLRRQHRSLSARLRERLDSLARSPALAPFLQEPIVTLRAGRYVVPVKAEHRASVPGVVHDTSSSGATVFVEPMAVVEINNELRRVEAAIRDEEERILAELSERVRAEALALRATVDALAELDLIAARARLSAAMDAVEPEGLDGEAVDLRGARHPLLTGHVVPIDVRLGGEIRTLVITGPNTGGKTVSLKTVGLLAVMAQCGLHVPALPGSRLPVFPQVFCDAGDEQGVQQNLSTFSSHMSHIVEMVGRARRGALVLLDELGAGTDPAEGAALAMAILQTFQQRGCLTMATTHYSELKAFAYREPGMRNASVEFDAETLRPTYRLTIGLPGKSNAFAIAARLGLPGDILARAREYLSVENREVADLLEELAELRDDLHREREAAERARREADEQAALARQRLESLERERAALAREAREKAREYVRQARAELEAIVAEARRRLHEETAAEAAEKAEAALAELRRRDRALSGEASPAPGGRGDEAGRVPAAEDVIPGRTFYVRSLRLEGEVLAAPDAEDLVAVQVGVMRVTVPRADLAVVEGAARPGGRAGSPSAGSSGRTRVQLAEGRPPGARPELDLHGLTVDEALPLVDKYLDDAYLAGLRTVRLVHGKGTGALRQAVRRFVASHPLVASFRPGTAEEGGAGTTVCQLRDG
- a CDS encoding class II fumarate hydratase; protein product: MSEYRVERDSMGEMQVPANAYYGAQTQRAVLNFPISGLRFPRSFIRAMGLIKRAAAEVNMELGLLDRRLGEAIVKAAQEVADGRWDDQFVLDIFQTGSGTSTNMNANEVIANRAAELLGEPRGAKAVHPNDHVNMGQSSNDSIPTAIHVSALEQVEKRLLPALERLREGLEEKAREFDDIVKIGRTHLQDATPIRLGQEFSGYASQIDHSIRRVRAAAEDLRELAQGGTAVGTGINTHPEFGARMAARLSELTGVRFREAENHFEAQAARDAAVFMSGALKTVAVSLMKIANDIRWLGSGPRCGLGELILPAVQPGSSIMPGKVNPVICESVMMVCAQVFGNDVAITTAGQHGNFELNVMMPVLAYNLLQQIDLLAASADNFDRQCIRGLKADRERAESLVEQSLAMVTVLAPVIGYDRAAEIAKKSYETRRTVRELVMEAGILPEDEVNRLLDPRRQTEPGVAR
- a CDS encoding type I pantothenate kinase, which encodes MAISPFIEFSREEWAALRANTPLTLSESDLDRLRGLNERLSMDEVVDIYLPLSRLLNLYVAATQDLHRATHTFLGDPGTKVPFVIGIAGSVAVGKSTTARILQALLSRWPNSPRVDLVTTDGFLYPNRVLEERGLMHRKGFPESYDLRRLLQFMSDLKSGVPEVRAPVYSHLRYDIVPGEYQVVRRPDIVIVEGLNVLQTGPSSNGPRVFVSDFFDFSIYVDADPDLIRGWYVERFLTLRETTFRDPSSYFHRFAELTTEEAVATARRIWEEINQKNLVENILPTRWRARLILEKGPDHAVQRVRLRKI